A single genomic interval of Natator depressus isolate rNatDep1 chromosome 14, rNatDep2.hap1, whole genome shotgun sequence harbors:
- the LOC141998883 gene encoding olfactory receptor 6N1-like: MADRNQRNQTAVTEFILLGFGDLPELKILLFLMFLVIYMATMFGNMLITALVVADQHLHTPMYFFLGNLSCLETCYTSTILPQMLASLLTGDKSISVSGCITQLYFFCALAATECCLLAVMSYDRYLAICKPLQYSTLMNTRFCLQLAAGSWLNGCLVTDIFVLFMSQLIFCGPNEIDHFYCDLIPLIKLSCGDSHLIILLDFVLSCVFTLPAFLLTLTSYVCIIATILRIPSTTGRQKAFTTCSSHLIVVTIFYGTLMIVYILPKHETLSVLNKVLSLCYTVLTPLVNPLVYSLRNREVKEALCKAVSKCDFHKNMRRLRDNLA, translated from the exons ATGGCAGACAGAAACCAGAGAAACCAAACGGCTGTCACAGAATTTATCCTCCTGGGATTCGGGGATCTCCCTGAACTGaaaattcttctcttcctcatgtTCTTAGTGATCTACATGGCAACTATGTTCGGGAACATGCTCATCACTGCACTAGTTGTGGCTGATCagcaccttcacacccccatgtacttcttcctggggaacttgTCCTGCCTGGAGACCTGCTACACCTCGACCATCCTGCCCCAGatgctggccagtctcctgactggggacaAAAGCATCTCAGTCAGTGGCTGCATCACACAACTGTATTTCTTTTGTGCTCTGGCGGCTACGGAATGCTGTCTCTTAGCAGTGATGTCTTATGATCGGTATTTAGCGATATGTAAACCCCTGCAGTATTCAACTCTTATGAATACCAGGTTTTGCCTCCAGTTGGCTGCTGGGTCATGGTTAAATGGTTGTTTGGTTACTGACATCTTTGTATTATTCATGTCACAGTTAATATTCTGTGGCCCGAATGAAATTGACCATTTCTACTGTGATCTCATCCCATTGATAAAACTCTCCTGCGGGGACTCACACCTGATCATATTGCTGGATTTTGTACTATCCTGTGTATTCACTCTACCTGCATTTCTACTAACCCTGACGTCCTATGTGTGTATCATTGCCACCATCCTGAGAATCCCTTCCACCACAGGGAGGCAGAAGGCATTTAccacctgctcctctcacctcatCGTGGTGACAATTTTCTATGGAACCCTAATGATTGTCTACATTCTACCGAAACATGAGACACTAAGCGTCCTAAACAAAGTGCTCTCTCTTTGCTACACAGTCCTGACTCCCCTGGTTAACCCACTCgtctacagcctgagaaacagagAG GTCAAGGAAGCCTTGTGCAAAGCAGTCAGCAAATGTGACTTTCACAAAAACATGCGGAGACTCCGAGATAACTTAgcctga